From the genome of Motilibacter aurantiacus, one region includes:
- a CDS encoding YebC/PmpR family DNA-binding transcriptional regulator — translation MSGHSKWATTKHKKAVIDAKRGKLFAKMIKNIEVAARTGGGDPAGNPTLYDAIQKAKKSSVPNDNIDRAVKRGSGAEAGGADYSTIMYEGYAAGGVAVLVECLTDNRNRAAADVRIAFTRNGGSMADPGSVSYMFNRKGLIVVPKTDGLTEDDVLGAVLDAGAEEVTDDGEQFEVVCEATDLVAVRTALQDAGIDYDSADPTFLPSVKVELDEETARKVFKLIDALEDSDDVQDVYANYDVSDEVMEAVG, via the coding sequence ATGAGCGGCCACTCCAAGTGGGCGACTACCAAGCACAAGAAGGCCGTCATCGACGCGAAGCGCGGCAAGCTCTTCGCGAAGATGATCAAGAACATCGAGGTGGCCGCCCGCACCGGGGGCGGTGACCCGGCCGGCAACCCCACGCTCTACGACGCCATCCAGAAGGCGAAGAAGTCCTCGGTCCCGAACGACAACATCGACCGCGCCGTCAAGCGCGGCTCGGGCGCGGAGGCCGGCGGGGCCGACTACTCCACGATCATGTACGAGGGGTACGCCGCCGGCGGTGTCGCCGTCCTGGTCGAGTGCCTCACCGACAACCGCAACCGCGCGGCGGCCGACGTCCGCATCGCCTTCACCCGCAACGGCGGCTCGATGGCCGACCCGGGCTCGGTGTCGTACATGTTCAACCGCAAGGGCCTCATCGTCGTGCCCAAGACCGACGGCCTGACCGAGGACGACGTGCTCGGCGCGGTCCTCGACGCCGGCGCGGAGGAGGTCACCGACGACGGGGAGCAGTTCGAGGTCGTGTGCGAAGCGACCGACCTGGTCGCGGTCCGCACCGCGCTGCAGGACGCGGGCATCGACTACGACTCGGCCGACCCCACGTTCCTCCCCTCGGTCAAGGTCGAGCTCGACGAGGAGACCGCCCGCAAGGTCTTCAAGCTGATCGACGCGCTCGAGGACAGCGACGACGTCCAGGACGTCTACGCCAACTACGACGTCTCCGACGAGGTCATGGAGGCGGTGGGCTGA
- the pdxT gene encoding pyridoxal 5'-phosphate synthase glutaminase subunit PdxT gives MPQPQIGVLALQGDVREHLSALEAAGARAVPVRRPSEVDSVDAIVLPGGESTTISKLARTFEVLDPLRERVAAGMPAYGSCAGMILLADRIVDGVPGQETIGGLDVTVRRNAFGRQVDSFEADVEVDGVPGDPFHAVFIRAPWVEQTGGRVEQLARVKGGPADGRIVAVRQGHLLATSFHPELTGDLRVHALFVELVKGR, from the coding sequence GTGCCGCAGCCGCAGATCGGCGTCCTCGCGCTGCAGGGGGACGTCCGGGAGCACCTGTCCGCGCTGGAGGCGGCCGGTGCGCGGGCCGTCCCGGTCCGCCGGCCCAGCGAGGTCGACAGCGTCGACGCCATCGTCCTGCCGGGTGGTGAGTCCACCACGATCAGCAAGCTGGCCCGCACGTTCGAGGTGCTCGACCCGCTCCGCGAGCGGGTCGCCGCCGGGATGCCGGCATACGGCTCCTGCGCCGGGATGATCCTGCTCGCGGACCGGATCGTGGACGGCGTGCCCGGGCAGGAGACGATCGGCGGGCTCGACGTCACCGTGCGCCGCAACGCCTTCGGCCGCCAGGTCGACTCCTTCGAGGCCGACGTCGAGGTCGACGGCGTGCCGGGCGACCCGTTCCACGCCGTCTTCATCCGGGCGCCCTGGGTCGAGCAGACCGGGGGCCGTGTCGAGCAGCTCGCGCGCGTCAAGGGCGGGCCCGCCGACGGTAGGATCGTCGCGGTCCGGCAGGGGCACCTGCTGGCCACCTCATTCCACCCGGAGCTGACGGGTGACCTGCGCGTCCACGCGCTGTTCGTCGAGCTGGTGAAGGGCCGGTGA
- the pdxS gene encoding pyridoxal 5'-phosphate synthase lyase subunit PdxS has translation MSVPSAPLENESSSGSTGTARVKRGMAEMLKGGVIMDVVTPEQAKIAEDAGAVAVMALERVPADIRKQGGIARMSDPDMVEGIVDAVSIPVMAKARIGHFVEAQVLQSLGVDYVDESEVLTPADEAHHIDKWAFTVPFVCGATDLGEALRRIAEGAAMIRSKGEAGTGNVVEATRHMRQIRSDIRRLGTLDETELFVAAKELRAPYDLVAEVAKLGKLPVVLFTAGGIATPADAAMMMQLGAEGVFVGSGIFKSGDPAKRAEAIVKATTFYDDPDVIAKVSRGLGEPMVGINISELPADQRYSDRGW, from the coding sequence AAGCGCGGCATGGCCGAGATGCTCAAGGGCGGCGTGATCATGGACGTCGTCACGCCGGAGCAGGCCAAGATCGCCGAGGACGCCGGTGCCGTCGCGGTCATGGCGCTCGAGCGGGTGCCCGCGGACATCCGCAAGCAGGGCGGCATCGCGCGCATGAGCGACCCCGACATGGTCGAGGGCATCGTCGACGCGGTGTCGATCCCCGTCATGGCCAAGGCCCGCATCGGCCACTTCGTCGAGGCGCAGGTCCTGCAGTCGCTCGGCGTGGACTACGTCGACGAGTCCGAGGTCCTCACCCCGGCCGACGAGGCGCACCACATCGACAAGTGGGCGTTCACCGTCCCCTTCGTCTGCGGCGCCACCGACCTGGGCGAGGCGCTGCGCCGCATCGCCGAGGGCGCGGCCATGATCCGCTCCAAGGGCGAGGCGGGCACCGGCAACGTCGTCGAGGCGACCCGTCACATGCGGCAGATCCGGTCGGACATCCGCCGGCTCGGGACGCTGGACGAGACCGAGCTCTTCGTCGCGGCCAAGGAGCTGCGCGCGCCGTACGACCTGGTCGCCGAGGTGGCCAAGCTCGGCAAGCTGCCGGTCGTGCTCTTCACCGCGGGCGGCATCGCCACCCCGGCCGACGCCGCGATGATGATGCAGCTCGGCGCGGAGGGCGTCTTCGTCGGCTCGGGCATCTTCAAGTCCGGCGACCCGGCCAAGCGCGCCGAGGCCATCGTGAAGGCCACGACGTTCTACGACGACCCCGACGTCATCGCGAAGGTCTCGCGCGGCCTGGGCGAGCCGATGGTCGGGATCAACATCTCCGAGCTGCCGGCCGACCAGCGCTACTCCGACCGCGGCTGGTAG